Proteins co-encoded in one Streptococcus ruminicola genomic window:
- a CDS encoding transporter substrate-binding domain-containing protein yields MKIKKLVLGALAFVSVFALAACGSSSNENLQEKVVKKGKLVVAISPDYAPFEFKALVNGKDTIVGADVELAKAIADELGVKLELSSMSFDNVLSSLQTGKADIAISGLSATKERKNAYDFSDPYYETENAILVKTSNLDKFTSISSLSGLKVAVQKGTIEEGLAKEQLKDSKIISLTAMGEAINELKSGQVQAVDLEKPVAEGYLSQNSDLALANFALKTSDGDAKAVAMPKGSGKLVKTVNKVIKKLAKEDKYKQFISDAAQLTGDAVDEDE; encoded by the coding sequence ATGAAAATTAAAAAGCTTGTTCTAGGGGCACTTGCATTTGTCTCTGTTTTTGCCTTGGCAGCTTGCGGATCTTCATCAAATGAAAATTTGCAAGAAAAAGTGGTTAAAAAAGGTAAACTAGTTGTTGCAATCAGTCCAGACTATGCACCTTTTGAGTTTAAAGCTTTGGTTAATGGCAAAGATACTATTGTCGGTGCTGATGTTGAGTTGGCGAAAGCTATTGCTGACGAACTTGGCGTTAAACTTGAATTGTCTTCAATGAGTTTTGATAACGTCCTTTCAAGTCTTCAAACTGGTAAAGCTGATATTGCGATTTCTGGTTTGTCAGCAACTAAGGAACGTAAAAATGCTTACGATTTCTCAGACCCGTACTACGAAACTGAAAATGCCATTCTTGTCAAAACAAGCAACCTTGATAAATTCACTTCAATTAGTAGTTTGTCAGGTCTTAAAGTAGCTGTTCAAAAAGGAACAATTGAAGAAGGCTTGGCTAAAGAACAATTGAAAGATTCAAAAATCATTTCTTTGACAGCAATGGGTGAGGCTATTAACGAATTGAAATCTGGTCAAGTCCAAGCAGTTGACCTTGAAAAACCAGTTGCCGAAGGGTACCTTTCACAAAATTCAGATTTAGCGCTAGCTAATTTTGCATTGAAAACAAGTGACGGTGATGCTAAAGCTGTAGCAATGCCAAAAGGTAGCGGAAAACTTGTCAAAACGGTTAATAAAGTTATCAAAAAATTAGCCAAAGAAGATAAATATAAGCAATTCATTTCAGATGCTGCACAACTTACAGGCGATGCGGTTGATGAAGATGAATAA
- a CDS encoding aminotransferase translates to MKLPRFGVEEWLNSHEREAVYDIAGVSIEALTLQELFELTGESETSFYQELLAKKLNYGWIEGSPEFKKAVSQLYESVTENQILQTNGATGANMLVLYGLIEPGDHVISLYPTYQQLYDIPKSLGAEVDLWQVREENKWLPDLAELRQLIRPNTKMICINNANNPTGAVMDDDYLRELVAIARSCGAYILADEVYRPFTDTKVSSIIDLYEKGISVNSLSKTFSLPGIRVGWVAACDKVTDILRDYRDYTMICAGVFDDMVASLALKHKDVILERNRKIIRQNLEILDQWIKKEKKASYIRPAEVPTSFVKLEVTCPIEEFCLTLLKDYGVLLVPGNRFDREGYVRLGYSCKKETLEKGLELLSLCLNK, encoded by the coding sequence ATGAAATTACCACGATTTGGAGTCGAAGAATGGCTCAATAGCCACGAAAGAGAAGCTGTGTATGACATTGCAGGTGTGTCAATAGAAGCTCTAACATTGCAAGAATTATTTGAATTGACTGGGGAGTCTGAAACGTCTTTTTATCAGGAATTACTTGCTAAAAAATTAAATTATGGCTGGATTGAAGGCTCGCCAGAATTTAAAAAGGCGGTCAGTCAATTATATGAATCTGTGACTGAAAATCAAATTCTCCAAACCAACGGTGCCACGGGTGCCAATATGCTGGTCTTGTATGGTTTGATTGAACCTGGGGATCATGTGATTTCTTTGTATCCAACTTACCAACAACTTTATGATATTCCAAAATCTTTGGGAGCGGAGGTTGATTTATGGCAGGTCCGTGAAGAAAATAAGTGGTTACCAGATTTAGCAGAACTTCGTCAATTGATTCGTCCAAATACCAAAATGATTTGCATTAATAATGCCAATAACCCGACGGGTGCTGTTATGGATGATGATTATCTGCGTGAACTAGTCGCTATTGCTAGATCTTGCGGAGCTTATATTTTGGCTGATGAGGTTTATCGTCCTTTTACGGACACAAAAGTTTCGTCGATTATTGATTTGTATGAAAAGGGAATTTCGGTAAATAGTCTTTCTAAGACCTTTTCACTGCCAGGAATTCGTGTCGGCTGGGTGGCCGCTTGTGATAAAGTAACTGATATTTTGCGTGATTATCGCGACTATACCATGATTTGTGCGGGTGTGTTTGACGATATGGTTGCTAGCTTAGCTTTGAAACATAAGGACGTAATTCTAGAGCGTAATCGCAAAATCATCAGACAGAACCTTGAAATTCTTGACCAATGGATAAAAAAAGAGAAAAAAGCTTCCTATATAAGACCAGCAGAAGTACCAACCTCTTTTGTAAAATTGGAAGTCACTTGTCCGATTGAAGAATTTTGCCTGACTCTGCTCAAAGACTACGGTGTTTTATTGGTTCCTGGGAACCGCTTTGACCGAGAAGGTTATGTCAGATTGGGATATTCATGTAAAAAAGAAACTTTAGAAAAGGGATTAGAGTTATTATCTTTATGTTTGAATAAATAA
- a CDS encoding transporter substrate-binding domain-containing protein, which translates to MKKFLGGLFLLLALGTMTACSTSGTSQKSIQNKGKIVIATESEFAPFEFKTLIDGKDTLVGADIELAKAIAKELDVKADFSVMSFNNVLASVTSGKADIAIAGISVTDERKKAYEFSDAYYEAENVVILKKADLATYTSFESLAGKSVGAQKGSIQENIAKDQLPSSSLVSLTSNGEMINELKNNQLQAVVLEKAIAEGYISQNPDLAIADMPLKSTDTDAYAVAFAKGTDKKLIASVNKVIKKAKKSGEFDAWIEKASTYTQSSSESE; encoded by the coding sequence ATGAAGAAGTTTTTAGGAGGTTTGTTTCTACTTTTAGCATTAGGAACGATGACAGCTTGTTCAACGTCAGGAACAAGTCAAAAAAGTATTCAAAATAAAGGTAAAATCGTCATCGCGACGGAATCAGAATTTGCACCTTTTGAATTTAAAACTTTAATTGATGGAAAAGATACCTTGGTTGGTGCAGATATTGAACTAGCTAAGGCAATTGCTAAAGAATTGGATGTTAAAGCTGATTTTTCAGTGATGTCCTTCAATAACGTTCTCGCTTCTGTGACTTCTGGTAAAGCTGATATCGCTATTGCGGGAATTTCAGTGACAGATGAACGTAAAAAAGCTTACGAGTTCTCAGATGCTTATTATGAAGCAGAAAATGTCGTGATTCTTAAAAAAGCTGATTTAGCGACTTATACAAGTTTTGAAAGCTTGGCAGGAAAATCTGTTGGTGCACAAAAAGGGTCAATTCAAGAAAACATTGCCAAAGACCAATTACCAAGTTCAAGTCTAGTTTCACTAACTTCAAACGGTGAAATGATTAATGAATTGAAAAATAATCAACTTCAGGCAGTTGTGCTAGAAAAAGCGATTGCTGAGGGCTATATTTCTCAAAATCCTGATTTAGCCATCGCAGATATGCCATTGAAATCAACTGATACAGATGCTTATGCGGTAGCCTTTGCTAAAGGAACTGATAAAAAGTTAATTGCTTCTGTGAATAAAGTTATCAAGAAAGCTAAGAAATCAGGTGAGTTTGATGCTTGGATTGAAAAAGCTTCAACTTACACGCAGAGTAGTTCTGAATCAGAATAA
- a CDS encoding ABC transporter substrate-binding protein, translating into MKVSKMFGGLALVASAFLLTACGSGNQKDTSVSDIKDKGTLVVAMNPEFAPFEFKTLVDGKDTIVGADVEIAKAIGEELGVKVKFSSMSFNNVLASLQSGKADVAISGISATPERKKAYNFSEAYYESENVVLIKKTDVDKYTKTSSLAGLSVGTQKGSIQENVASEQLKGSKVVALTQNGEMINELKNGQIQAVVLEKPIAEGYAANNDDLTIANIKLKNDDADAYAVALPKGDDKLTKEVNKVIKDLKDSGKIDQFVQEAYALSTSESSN; encoded by the coding sequence ATGAAAGTAAGTAAAATGTTTGGTGGGTTAGCTCTTGTTGCTTCAGCTTTTCTATTGACAGCTTGTGGCTCAGGAAATCAAAAAGATACATCAGTTTCAGATATTAAAGATAAAGGAACTCTTGTCGTTGCTATGAATCCAGAATTCGCTCCATTTGAATTTAAAACTTTAGTTGATGGCAAAGATACTATTGTTGGTGCGGATGTAGAGATTGCAAAAGCTATCGGAGAAGAGCTTGGTGTTAAAGTGAAATTCTCTTCAATGTCATTTAACAATGTTTTGGCAAGCCTTCAATCAGGTAAAGCTGATGTGGCTATCTCAGGTATTTCAGCAACGCCTGAACGTAAAAAAGCTTATAATTTCTCAGAAGCTTATTACGAATCAGAAAATGTTGTATTGATTAAGAAAACAGACGTTGATAAATATACAAAAACAAGTTCATTAGCTGGTTTGTCTGTCGGAACTCAAAAAGGATCTATCCAAGAAAATGTGGCTTCTGAACAATTGAAAGGTTCAAAAGTTGTTGCTTTGACACAAAATGGCGAAATGATTAATGAATTGAAAAATGGTCAAATCCAAGCAGTTGTCCTTGAAAAACCAATTGCAGAAGGTTACGCTGCTAATAACGATGATTTGACAATTGCCAATATCAAGTTGAAAAATGATGACGCGGATGCTTATGCTGTAGCACTTCCTAAAGGTGACGACAAATTGACTAAAGAGGTCAATAAAGTTATCAAAGACTTGAAAGATTCAGGAAAAATTGATCAATTTGTTCAAGAAGCATATGCTTTGTCAACTAGTGAATCAAGTAACTAA